AGACGCTGTAATTCAGAAGTTAAGTGATTATTATTCCATTACAGTTACCGAACGAGAACTTCAAGAAAGCTTGGATCAAATTTCTGCCGAATCAGGAGGTGAAGAAATATTTGCTGAATCTTTGTTGAGCACATACAACTGGACACTAGAAGATTTTAAGAATAATGTGTTAGTTAATGTTTTAGCAGAAGACAAACTGCATGACCAACTATCAATTATCGCGAAAAGTGAATTAGAGCAAAGAGCTCTACAAATCAAGGCCGGCCTTGATAAGGGGGCAATTACTTTTATTGACGCGGCCTTAAAATATAGTGATGATCCTTCCGTGGTTCAAAACCAGGGCGATTTAGGGATGGTTGCGCCCGGCTTAACAGTCCCTGAGTTTGATCAATATATCTTTTCTGCACCGCTTAACCAAGTTGGCGAACCAATCGCCACGGAGTTTGGCTTGCATTTAATTTTACTATATGACGAAACTGTAGATGCTAGCGGACAAAGAGATCAAGTCGCCGTGCGCCACATTTTATTCGCATACCCAAATGTTGAAGATGTGGTTCAGGCAACTTTGGCTAAAGCTAATATTGAACAAGGCTTTAATGCCAATTAATGAGCCAGGAGCGGGACTTGAACCCGCGACCTTTCCCTTACGAAGGGACTGCTCTACCAGCTGAGCTATCCTGGCTGAATGGAGCGGAAGACGGGAATCGAACCCGCGCTCCTAGCTTGGGAAGCTAGTGTACTGCCATTATACTACTCCCGCGCACAGCCCTAGAATAAACGATTTTAGCCAAGAAATCAAATTATGATAAAATTTAAAGACGTTACTAAAGTGTTTCCGCCAAGTACCGTCGCCCTAGACACAGCCAGCTTTCATGTTAAGCCAGGAGAATTTGTTTCAATCGTTGGGCAAAGCGGATCAGGCAAAACTACTGTCATTCGCCTACTAACCGGTGAAATTCGCGCTACTCGGGGCCGTATCGAAATCGGAGGCTGGGATATTACTAGGATAAAAAAAAGCGCACTGCCAATTTTACGCCGGCAAATAGGCGTCATTTTCCAAGACTTCAAATTACTTGAGCGAAAAACTGTTGAAGAGAATATTGCTTTTGCTCTGCAGGTCTCGGGAGCTGGGCCCAAAAGAATTCAAGAAGTCACGCCACAAGTATTATCAATCGTTGGGCTCCAAGGCAAAGAAGATCGCTATCCAGTCCAATTGTCAGGCGGGGAACAGCAAAGAGTAGCCATTGCGCGCGCTTTAGTGCACCGCCCTAAGGTTTTATTGGCAGATGAGCCAACCGGCAATTTAGACTATAAAAATACGGACGACATTATAAGATTACTTTTAAAAATTAACGAGTTTGGCACTACTGTTGTTTTGGTCAGTCACGATCCAAAAATTGTAAATTCGGTTAAGCGGCGCGTCATTACTTTAAGTGACGGGAAGATAGTGTCAGATCAAAAAGTCGGCCGCTATAATATTTAATATGTTACTTTTAGATACTTACAGAGTCATTAAATTTGCCGGCCAAAGTTTTTGGCGGAATATTTGGTTATCGATCGCCACTATTTTTATTATTATTTTAACCTTGATATCAGTTAATGCGATTGTTATTTTAAATTTAGTAACCCAAGAAATTGTCACCGCCGTCCAAGAAAAAATTGATATAAGTGTTTATTTTCAGCCCGGCATTGAAGAAATACAAATAAAAGAAGTTGAATCTTATCTCAAATCATTGTCGCAAGTAGAGGCTATAAAATATAAATCGGCCGCCGAAAACTTGGCTGAGTTTCGCCTCCAAAACATTGATAATCCAAGCATAATTGAATCGCTCGCCGAGTTAGAAGAAAATCCTATCAGCGCAACTTTAAATGTCACCGGTAAAAAGTTGACTGATTACGAGAGCATAATCGCGGTGCTTGATAATTCAAAATATAAAAACTGGATAATAGATAAAAATTTTGAAACCCATAGGGGGTACATTAATCGAGTGCAAATTATTTCCCAAAATATTCAGAAAGTTGGAATTGGTTTAACGGCTACTT
Above is a window of Candidatus Buchananbacteria bacterium CG10_big_fil_rev_8_21_14_0_10_42_9 DNA encoding:
- a CDS encoding cell division ATP-binding protein FtsE, which gives rise to MIKFKDVTKVFPPSTVALDTASFHVKPGEFVSIVGQSGSGKTTVIRLLTGEIRATRGRIEIGGWDITRIKKSALPILRRQIGVIFQDFKLLERKTVEENIAFALQVSGAGPKRIQEVTPQVLSIVGLQGKEDRYPVQLSGGEQQRVAIARALVHRPKVLLADEPTGNLDYKNTDDIIRLLLKINEFGTTVVLVSHDPKIVNSVKRRVITLSDGKIVSDQKVGRYNI